Below is a window of Streptomyces spongiicola DNA.
AGGGGCGTGTGGAGGCGCGGAGGGGTGCTCAGACGGTGGTGACCACGTCGTCGAACGGCAACCGCGGCGACCGCGGGAACCAGGCGTGCTCGCCCGGCCTGCCGATGTTGACCACCATCAGCGGGGTGTGGTCGTCGTCCAGGAACTCCTTCTTCACACCGGCGGAGTCGAAGCCCGTCATGGGGCCGGCGGCCAGACCGGCTGCGCGGACCCCGATGATGAAGTACGCGGCCTGGAGCGCGGCGTTCAGCGCGGCGGACTGCTCACGGACCGGGCGCTCGGCGAAGAAGGCGTCCTTCGCCTGCGGGTAGTGCGGGAACAGCGCGGGCAGCTCCTGGTGGAACTCGTTGTCGGCGGCGAGGATCGCCACCAGCGGAGCGGTGGACGTCTTGGGGCGGTTGCCTTCGGCCATGTGCCGCACCAGACGTTCACGGGCCTCGGCGGAGCGCACCAGGACGACGCGCAGCGGGGACTGGTTGAAGGCCGTGGGCCCGTACTTGACCAGGTCGTAGACCGCCTGCACCTGCTCCTCGGTCACCGGCTCGTCGGTGAAGGTGTTGGCGGTGTGGGCCTCCCGGAAGAGGAGGTCCTGGGCGGTGCGGTCGAGAACGAGGGACATGGTGCTTGCCTTCCGGATGGGCTGGGGGGTCGGGCCGATGGCTCACCGTACGACCGAGATAGGTGAAGATTCAACTAAATCGGACTCCGGGTGAGTCAAGTCACGCAACTTTCAATAGCTCAAGGTTCAACTAAATTGGCTGCGCGGTTATGCCCCGCTCTGCTCCTGGGTATCCGGAACCGTCGTCCCCGGCGGTGCGGGCGGCCTCGGCGTGGTCGCCCGCACCGCCGGCCCGGTGTCGGCCCGGTGTCGGCCCGATGCCGCCCCATGCGTCCGGCCGTCCGCCGGCCGGTGGTGCGGTGCCACTGCGGCCTGCCCGCTCAGGCTTCGCACCCGGCCCCGTCCGTGCTTCCCCCGTGGCCCGGCGTCCGATGGCCTGGCGCTCGATGGGCTGACATCCGAAGGCCTGACATCCGAAGGCCCGGCTGCCTCAGCGGCCCGGTCCGGCCTCGCCCCCGCCGACGTCCCCGCTCACACCGTCGCTGCCGCTGCCGCTGTCCGCGGTCGTCCTGGCAGCGCCCGGAGCACCCTGGCCCCCGGGCTCGTCCCGCTCCGTCAGCGCCGCGTCCAGCCGTGCGCGGGCGCCGTCGAGCCAGCGGCGGCACACCTTGGCCAGTTCCTCGCCGCGCTCCCACAGCGCCAGGGACTCCTCCAGCGTCGTGCCGCCCGCCTCCAGCCGGCGCACGACGTCGATCAACTCGTCCCTCGCCTGTTCGTAGCCGAGTGTGCCCTTGTCGGTCCTGGCCGTCATGTCTCCACCCTAGTTCCCCACCCGGCAAGCACTGCCGTATCGATCCGGCCAGGCAGGCGCCCTCGCCGTGCCGGCCGGGAAACCCCGTCGGCTCCGCCGCTCGGACGTCCTCCGGCCCTGCGCTGCCGGCGCGCACCGGGCGACGCCCCCGACGGGCTGAGATCGCCGGACGCGGAACCGGAGCCCGCCGGTGCCGCCGTCGCCGATGCCGCCGTCCGGCCGTGCCCGTAGAGGCCGGCCGCACGGGGCCGCGAGCCGTGGCCCCGCCTGCCGCTCAGCCGCCCGGCAGGCGACCGCCCAGCCGCCCAGCCGCTCAGCCGCCCGGAAAGCCGACGCGGGCCGCTCAGTCACCCGACACCCGTACCCGGAACCCGCCCTCCGCGACCCGCGCCCGCAGTTGCTCGTCCGCCGACACCTCTCGGGCCGCGCGCACCACCGTGCCGTCCTCGCGTTGCAGCACCGCGTACCCCCGCTCCAGCGTCGCCGCGGGCGACAGCGCGACGACGCGCGCGCGGGTGTGGGACAGCTCGGAGTCAGCGCGGTCCAGCAGATGCCCCAGAACCCGGCGGCCCCGGGCCGCCAGGGCGTCCGTCTCCTGCTCGCGGTCCTCCACCATCCGATGCGGATGCTCCATGACACGCCGGTGCAGGCAGTGCTGCAGTCCCCGCTCCTCGCGCTCCAGCAGGCCGCGGACCGTCCTCAGGGCACGGTCCCGCAGCGTCCGCACCCGGTCCAGCTCCTCGCCGACGTCGGGCACGACCTTCTTCGCGGCGTCCGTCGGTGTCGAGGCCCGCAGATCGGCCACCAGATCGAGCAGCGGGGAGTCGGGCTCGTGCCCGATGGCGGACACCACCGGAGTGCGGCAGTCGGCGACCGCGCGCACCAGCTGCTCGTCGGAGAACGGCAGCAGGTCCTCCACGCTGCCCCCGCCGCGCGCCACGATGATCACGTCCACGCCCGGGTGCTCGTCCAGCTCCTGCACCGCCTGGATCACCTGCGGCACCGCGCGCACCCCCTGGACGGCTGCGTTGCGCACCTCGAACCGGACGGCGGGCCACCGCCTCCGCGCGTTCTCCAGGACGTCCCGCTCGGCGGCGGAGGCCCGCCCGCAGACCAGGCCGACCAGTTGAGGCAGGAACGGCAGGGGCTTCTTGCGGTCCGGCGCGAACAGGCCCTCGGCGCCGAGCGACCGCTTCAGGCGCTCCAGCCGCGCCAGCAGCTCACCGATGCCGACGGGCCTTATCTCGGCGGCCCGGAGCGAGAGCTGCCCGCGCGGGGCGTACCACTCGGGCTTGGCGTGGACGACCACGCGCGCGCCCTCGGCCACGGCATCCGCGACCGCGTCGAACACCTGCCGGTAGCAGGTGACGCTCACCGAGATGTCGTACGCGGGATCGCGCAGGGTCAGGAAGACCACCCCGGCGCCGGGACGGCGGGACAGCTGGGTGATCTGCCCCTCGACCCAGACCGCGCCCAGCCGGTCGATCCACCCTCCGATGAGCCGTGACACCTCGCCCACGGGCAGGGGGGCTTCGGCTGACGTAGTGAGACCCATGCCCGCGAGCGTAACGGCCGCCTATGACACGACCGGCCCTGCGGCACCGCTCCCCGCCCCGCACCGGGCCGTACCGCGTCGGGCAGCCATCCCCGCCCCGCCCCGCACCGGGCCGCCCCGCACCGGGCCGCCCCGCCCGGGGCGGCACCGCCCCGCGCATCCCCGCTCCGCCCTGCGCCGAGCCGCTCGCGGAGATCCGGCGTCGGGACCGCCGGCCGTAGCCACCGACCCGGAGCATTGGCCCGCACCGGCTCCCGTGCCTGCACCGGCTCCCGCGCCCGCACCGGCTCCCGCGCCCGCACCGGCTCCCGCGCCTGCACCGGCTCCCGTGCCTGCACCGGCTCCCGCGCCCGCGTCGCCTGTCGACCTGAGGCCTTCCGTCCGGCACGCCCCGCCCGCGAGGGGAACGACCACGCGCGCACGTGGCCGCGGGGTGACCTGAGCACGTCCGCCAGTTGGGCCCGGGAACGACCACGCGCGCACGTGGCCGCGGCCACCCGCATCACCGGCGACGTGGAGGACGGAGGAACGACCACGCGCGGCCGCGGGATCCGCGTGACGCGGAAGCTCGGCGGCGCCGAGGGACCCAACGACCACGCGCGGCCGCGGGATCCGCACCCGGATCAGCCCCGTGGGCGATCGTTCGCCCGTCCGGGGCGCCCTTACGATGGGGGCATGACTGCAACGAACGCCCGCCGCGTCCTCCTCGCCGCACCCCGTGGCTACTGCGCGGGCGTGGACCGTGCCGTGATCGCCGTGGAGAAGGCCCTCGAGCAGTACGGCGCGCCGATCTACGTCCGCCACGAGATCGTCCACAACAAGTACGTGGTGCAGACCCTGGAGAAGAAGGGCGCGATCTTCGTCGAGACGACGGAGGAGGTGCCCGAGGGGTCCATCGTCATGTTCTCGGCGCACGGCGTGGCCCCGGTCGTCCACGAGGAGGCCGCCGAGCGGAAGCTGGCCACCATCGACGCGACCTGCCCCCTGGTCACGAAGGTCCACAAGGAGGCCGTGCGGTACGCGAAGGACGACTTCGACATCCTCCTCATCGGCCACGAGGGCCATGAGGAGGTCATCGGCACCACCGGCGAGGCCCCGGAGCACATCACCCTGGTGGACGGTCCCGACGACGTGGACAAGGTCGAGGTCCGTGACCCGTCCAGGGTCGTCTGGCTGTCCCAGACCACGCTGTCCGTCGACGAGACGATGGAGACCGTGGACCGGCTGAAGACCAAGTTCCCGCTGCTGGTCTCCCCGCCGAGCGACGACATCTGCTACGCCACGCAGAACCGCCAGATCGCGGTGAAGCAGATGGGTGCCGAGGCGGACCTGGTCATCGTCGTCGGCTCGCAGAACTCCTCCAACTCCAAGCGGCTCGTCGAGGTCGCCCTGGGAGCGGGCGCCCGCGACGCCCACCTCGTGGACTACGCCCGCGAGATCGACGAGGCCTGGCTGGAGGGCGTCTCCACCGTGGGCCTCACGTCGGGTGCGTCGGTGCCGGAGGTGCTGGTCGACGAGGTCCTCGAGTGGCTGTCGCAGCGCGGGTTCGAGGACGTCGAGATCGTGAAGGCGGCCGAGGAGTCGATCACGTTCTCGCTGCCCAAGGAACTCCGCCGGGACCTGCGGGCCGAGGCGTCGTCACTCGTCGACGACTGACGCGCCGCGCCGCCCCGCCCCCCCGGCCCGGTCGGCTCGCCGCGGTCCGGAGGGGCGCGGGCGGCCGGGGGAGGGAAGTCCGGCGCGGGCCCCGCCGTCGGGGAGTGGCGGTCAGATCTTCCTCGTAACGTTGTGCCCATGAACGTCTTCGGAGTGGACATCGGCGGATCGGGGATCAAGGGCGCCCCCGTGGACCTGGACCGCGGCGAACTCGCCGAACCCCGTCACAAGGTACTCACCCCGCACCCGGCCGGGCCCGAGCCGGTGGCCGACTGCGTCGCGGAGGTGGTGCGGCACTTCGGCTGGTCGGGCCCCGTCGGGGTCACCTTCCCCGGAGTGGTCACCGGCTCGGTCATCCGTACGGCCGCCAACGTCGACAAGAACTGGATCGACGTCGACGCCGCCGAACTGCTGCGCGAGCGGCTCGGCGTCCCGGTGACCGTGCTGAACGACGCTGACGCCGCGGGAGTGGCCGAGATGACCTTCGGGGCCGGCAAGGGCCGCAAGGGCACGGTGATGCTGCTGACCCTGGGCACGGGTATCGGCAGCGCGCTCTTCATGGACGGCAGCCTGGTGCCGAACACGGAACTCGGCCATCTGGAGCTGCACGGCCACGAGGCCGAGAAGCGGGCATCGACCAAGGCCAAGGAGGACGAGGGGCTGAGCTGGGAGCACTGGGCCCGCCGGGTCCAGAAGTACCTGGCCCACCTGGAGATGCTGTTCTCGCCCGAACTGTTCATCCTCGGCGGCGGGGTCAGCCGCAAGGCGGACAAGTTCGTTCCGCTGCTCCATCACATCCGGGCGGAGATCGTCCCGGCCCAGCTGCGGAACAACGCGGGAATCGTCGGAGCGGCCATGACGGCGGCCCGGCACGGCTGAGCCGCCCCGCCGGGCACGCGGACGCGGGGGAGGCGCCGTCGCACCGCTGACGGGGACCTCCCCTCAGACGCGGCGCGGCGGCCCGGAGGGCCGGCGGGCACGGCGCCGGGCCGCCATCAGCCGGATCTTCCGCACGGTCGCGATCAGCCCGGCGACCAGCGTGCCCCCGTACAGCCAGCCCGCCTGCACGGCCAGCGCGGTGACGACGGCCATGACCTCGACACCGATGCCCCCGGGCCCGCCGGTCCCCGCCGAACCGCCGGTGATCGGTACCAGCCCCACGGCGAACGCGATCGGCACGCTGATCGGTGCGGTGACCAGGTCGGCGCTGCGTACCCAGAACCCGGTCAGAGCGCTGACCGGCAGGAACAGCACCCCGTAGACGACGGCGGAGCCGTCGAACAGGAGCTGGTCGACTGAGCCGATCACCAGCATCAGGGTGCAGGCGAACAGCCCGGCGCCCAGTCCGGTCAGCCGCGGGTTGGGCAGTCTGCGCAGGGCGGCCACCATCGGAGGACCCTGGCGCGCGGGCCGCTTCCCGGTCCGCTGGGGGGTGTCCGGCTGCCCGGGTCCACCGGGCCGGGCCGCGACCCGCTGGACCGAGGCGCCCTCGATGAGAGCGCCCTTGGAGAGGGGGGCCTGCTGCGAGAGAGGGGCCTGCGGCCGCGGCTGCCTCGAGGGGGTACCAGTCCTTTGCTGCTCCACGTGACCAACGTAGGTCGCGATGTGCGATCAGCACGTCACAGGACACGCCCTTTGGGGGAGCTTGGTCGGGAGTTCGAGGCGTCGCACGCGTGACGTACTCCGGCGGCCCGCCCGTAAACTGGGGGATCGGCCCACCCCCGGGCCCGGCAACCAGCCGGTCCTCACTCCAGGAAGTCGCCAACGTGTCGCTCACGATCGGAATCGTCGGTCTGCCGAATGTCGGCAAGTCGACCCTGTTCAACGCCCTGACCAAGAACGACGTGCTGGCGGCCAACTACCCGTTCGCCACCATCGAGCCCAATGTGGGCGTCGTCGGCGTCCCCGACGACCGGCTCGGCAGGCTGGCCGAGATCTTCGGCTCCCAGCGGGTCCTTCCGGCGACGGTGGACTTCGTCGACATCGCGGGCATCGTCCGCGGCGCCAGCGAGGGTGAGGGCCTGGGCAACAAGTTCCTGGCGAACATCCGCGAGTCCGACGCGATCTGCCAGGTCATCCGGGCCTTCGAGGACGAGAACGTCGTTCATGTCGACGGCAGGGTCTCCCCCCGGGACGACATCGAGACGATCAACACCGAGCTGATCCTGGCCGACCTCCAGACCATCGAGAAGGTCCTGCCGCGGCTCCAGAAGGAGTCGCGGATCAAGAAGGACGTGGCCCCGAAGGTCGCGGCGGTCGAGGCGGCCAGGGACATCCTGGAGAAGGGCGACACCCTCTTCTCCCACGGCATCGTCCAGGGCTCGGAGAACGCCGAGCTGCTGCACGACCTGCACCTGCTGACCACCAAGCCGTTCCTCTACGTCTTCAACGTCGACGAGGACGAGTTGACCGACGACGCGTTCAAGGACGAGCAGCGCGCGCTGGTCGCCCCGGCCGAGGCGATCTTCCTCAACGCCAAGCTGGAGGCGGACCTCGCCGAACTCGACGAGGAGGACGCCCTGGAACTCCTCCAGTCCGTCGGCGCGGAGGAGCCCGGCCTGACGACCCTCGCCCGCGTCGGCTTCGACACCCTCGGCCTCCAGACCTACCTCACGGCGGGCCCCAAGGAGTCGCGCGCCTGGACCATCAAGAAGGGTGCGACGGCTCCCGAGGCGGCCGGTGTGATCCACACCGACTTCCAGAAGGGCTTCATCAAGGCCGAGGTGATCTCCTTCGCCGACCTCGTCGACACCGGCTCGGTCGCCGAGGCCCGCGCCAAGGGCAAGGCGCGCATGGAGGGCAAGGACTACGTGATGCAGGACGGGGACGTGGTGGAGTTCCGGCACGGAGGAACGTCTGGGAGTGGCAAGAAGTAGCCGCCGAACCGGCGCCGCAGGCCGGCACCACGATTCATGGTTCGCGAATCAGAAAACAGATGTCAACCACCCGGTTGATTGCGTGCACTTGGGAGAGCGCTGGGATCACATCCACCGGTGAGGTCCGCCCCGAACCGGGCGGATCGCTCAGGGAGTGAGGTCGAGCACCCGGACTTCGGCCCCGTCCCAGGCCTTGGGCTGGACGGTGGCGACGCGTGCCCCATCCAGGCGCTCGGGGCCGGGCATGGCCACATGGTGGGTGTGGCACCAGCCCAGAGACCGCTCGTGGCCCGAGGCGGCCAGGACTGCGGCGAGATCGAGCGGATGGAAAACCACCTGGTCGAGCATGCCGAGGTGGCTGGCGAGTCCGGTGCGTATCCGGTCCGCTTCAGCGAGTGCGGCCAACGCGACGTGGACGCGCCAGGCCCCGGTCCCAGCGGCCTGGTACAGAAGGCGGGAGGCCAGGACGTTGCCTGAGCCCAGAGCGAGCAGCGCGCTGCCGTCGAGGACTACGTCGACGGGGGCGACAGGGTTCACGCGGCGCTGCCGAGCCGGCGCGTGAGCTCATCGTCCGCTGTGCGATCCTGCTCGGGGTCCGGGGCGTAGCCGGAGAGCGCGTGCAGGACTTCGAGGGTCTTCGCGACCTGCTCGTCCCGCTCGCTCTGCGTGAGGGTGTGGGTGGCGAATTCGCCGACGAGCCCCGCGATCGTGGTGTTCTTCTCGGCGGCCAGGATCGCCAGCCGGTCCCGGATGCTGCTCTCGACCTTGATCGTTGTGTGTGCCATGCCGGACAGAATACATCGGGTATACCCGCCCGGGGGGTGATGTGGCGTCGCTGCTTGCGCCTCCTCGGTCAGGGGCCGAGGGGTGCGCTGTGTGCTTCGTCGAGCAGGCACCTCGGCAGGGGTTGAGTTCGAGCGAGCCCGGCCCCTTCTGTGTTCCCGTGCTGACTGGTGCCGGATTCCAGTTGGCCCGTGGCGGGCTGAGCTTGTCGAGATCCAGGCTGATCTCGAAAGGCACAGGGCGCTTCAGGGTGCCCCGGAAGATGCCGGCAGGCGCGTAGACGCCGGTCGGTCCGTCGAGTTCATAGGCGTGGACGACGGGGAGGCCGCCCTCGTCCTCGATGCACCACGGGGCCGCGGGTGTGGCACGTTGGGGCGGGGGAAGGGGGTGCGACCGGAGGGGCGGGGTGGGGGGAACCTCATACGATCTTTATGTGACGTGCATCACCGGTGCTCCGCCCGGTTCGCTCATGGCGAGTGATCGAATCGGATAGACGGGCTCCGGTACGTGGTTCACGGCTCCGGATGAAGTGGGCATGCCGGGCGGACGGTGGGCGGGTGTGCCGCTGATCTTCGGTTCGGCCGTTGCTCCCTGTCATCAAGGCCGGTTGGTGCCCCAGGGTGAGCGGATCCGTCGAACCTTGACGGAAGCACACGGGTGACGTTGACTCGACCCCCGCTGTGACCAGCCGGTGACCACGGGGTGGGGGATATGGGAACGGGGAGGGCGCCTCGGTGCGCCCGGAGACAGTTGGTCGGTGCTGCCGCGGTCGCGGTTTCCGCGCTGTTGGCCGCGACGGTGCTCACGGTGCCCGTTGCCCGGGCGGCTGAAGGCTCCACCTGGGACGCGCGGGCCGCGTCGCCCGGGGGCGGAAGCGCACAGCAGGGCGAGGGGCGGACGGCGCTTGCCGAGGCCGAGGAGTCGGGGGAGCGCGTCGAGGTTGCCGGTGAGCGGTCGGAGCGTTCGACCGTGTACGCCAACCCGGACGGCTTCACGTTCACTCTGGAGGAGTCGGCGGTCCCGGTGCGGGTGGCCGAGCCCGGCGGAGGATGGCAGGCGCCGGACGCCACGCTGATTCGGCGTCAGGACGGGTCGGTGGCGCCGAAGGCGGCAGCAGTGCAGATGGTGCTTTCCGGTGGTGGGGACAAGAGTCCGCTGGTGTCGATCGCCGATGCGGGCCGGTCGTTGGCGCTGGCCTGGCCCGGGCAGCTTCCGTCGCCGGAGTTGGACGGGGCGAGCGCGCTGTACCGGGAGGTGCTGCCGGATGTGGACCTGAAGGTCACGGCGACACCGGAGAGTTTCCAGCATGTGCTCGTCGTCAAGACGCCTGAGGCAGCGGCCGACCCGAGGCTGAAGAAGCTGACCTTCGGGCTCACGTCTCGAGGGTTGTCGGTCCGCAAGGGCCTGGCGGGCAGTCTGGCCGCGGTCGACGCGGACGGCAGGACCGTCTTCCGCGCTCCGCCGGCACAGATGTGGGACTCGGCCGGAAAGGCGAAAGCAGCACAGCCGGCGACCCCGCAGCGGAAGTCCGCACTGCTTGGGGCGGCAGGGGCCGGTCCGGTCGCTTCCATGAAGCAGTCCGATTCACCCGCGGACGAGGCGGAGGTCGCCGAGTCCGGGAAGGGGCTGGAGCCCGGTCAGGGCGACAAGGTCGTCAGGATGGACGTGCAGTTGGGCAAGGACGCCCTGACGGTGGTGCCCGACCCGGACATGCTGACCAAGACTCCGGCGTCGGCGTTCCCGCTGTTCATCGACCCGACGGTGACGTGGGGGGAGTCGGAGCGGACGCTGCTGCGCAGCGATGGCTATGAGTCCTACAACTGGTCCAACGGGGACGACGGCCTGGGCAAGGGCGTCGGCAAGTGCGGTACGTGGGGCGGGTACTACTGCGGACCGGGCTATGTGCAGCGGCTGTACTTCGAGTTCTCCCCGGAGAACCTCAAGGGCAAGAACGTGCTGGACGCGACGTTCCGGGTGACCGAGCCGTGGGCGTTCCAGTGCGATCCGCGCTGGGTCGATCTGGTGCGTACGAACAACATCTCCTCCTCCACCACCTGGGCGTCCCGTCCCGGGAGGCTGGACCTGATGGGCGATCGGCATGTGTCCGCTGGGCGGGGTTCGCTGTGCGATCCGGACTCCCCGGACGCGCCGATCGAGTTCAACGACAACCCGGCCGAGTCGGATGAGAACCTCACTCCGACGGTCAGGAGCTTCGCGGCGGGCAAGTTCTCCCGGCTGACCCTGGAGATCCGCGCGCATGACGAGTCGGACACATCGGCGTGGAAGCGGTTCAAGAACGACGCGGTGCTCTCGGTGAAGTACGTGGGGCTGCCGGCGCTTCCCGCGGAGGTCGGGCTGGTCGCCGGATCGGGCCTGGTGTGCTCGACGAACGAGAACGACCCGGCCGTCGTCTCCGACCCGACTCCGCTGGTGACGGGCAAGCCGAAGACCGCCGTGGGCGGCTCACCGGGGGCGAACCTGCGGATCCGGTGGCGCACGGACCGGTGGAACGGATCGTCCTGGGTGACGGCCCACACGGATGTCGACAGCCCCACCTCCGGGTACGTCGGGAACCTGGTCAAGCAGTCCAGGAGCCTGCCGACCCTGTCCGAGGGGACGAAGTACCGGCTGAAGGCGCTGACCCTGTCGTACTACGAGGACGGCTCGAACCGGCTCAACACCGGCTACACCACGCCGTGCTACTTCACCGTCGACCCCACCGCGCCGAAGGCCCCCGAGATCACGGTCGGCAGCCCGTACACCGAGTGCACGCCCAACGCGTGCGCCTCGGGAGGCGGCCCCGGCAAGCGGGGCACGTTCACCTTCCGCCCGGCCGACGGGGACACCACGAACGTCGCCTACCAGTACCGCCTCACCGACGGCGCGGCCTGGAGCGACGCCGAGAAGGTCTGCAAGTCCGGTACACCGGTCTTCGTGTGCGAGGTCGCTCCTCCTACCTCGGGCTACGTGATCGGGTGGCAGGCGGCGATCACCCCTGACCGCTCGGGGACGTTTCGGCTGTATGCGCGGGCGAAGGACGAGGTGGGTCGCTGGGGAGCCCAGCAGGTCGTCGACTTCCTGGTCGCCGCGGGTGAGGGGCCGGTCGGACGCTGGCACTTCGACGAGGCCGGCGGTCCGGCCGTCGACTCGGCCACGGCCGGCGGGGCGAGCCGTCATGACGCCACGCTCGCCGGTACCGCGGTCCGCG
It encodes the following:
- a CDS encoding malonic semialdehyde reductase — protein: MSLVLDRTAQDLLFREAHTANTFTDEPVTEEQVQAVYDLVKYGPTAFNQSPLRVVLVRSAEARERLVRHMAEGNRPKTSTAPLVAILAADNEFHQELPALFPHYPQAKDAFFAERPVREQSAALNAALQAAYFIIGVRAAGLAAGPMTGFDSAGVKKEFLDDDHTPLMVVNIGRPGEHAWFPRSPRLPFDDVVTTV
- a CDS encoding exodeoxyribonuclease VII small subunit; protein product: MTARTDKGTLGYEQARDELIDVVRRLEAGGTTLEESLALWERGEELAKVCRRWLDGARARLDAALTERDEPGGQGAPGAARTTADSGSGSDGVSGDVGGGEAGPGR
- the xseA gene encoding exodeoxyribonuclease VII large subunit, encoding MGLTTSAEAPLPVGEVSRLIGGWIDRLGAVWVEGQITQLSRRPGAGVVFLTLRDPAYDISVSVTCYRQVFDAVADAVAEGARVVVHAKPEWYAPRGQLSLRAAEIRPVGIGELLARLERLKRSLGAEGLFAPDRKKPLPFLPQLVGLVCGRASAAERDVLENARRRWPAVRFEVRNAAVQGVRAVPQVIQAVQELDEHPGVDVIIVARGGGSVEDLLPFSDEQLVRAVADCRTPVVSAIGHEPDSPLLDLVADLRASTPTDAAKKVVPDVGEELDRVRTLRDRALRTVRGLLEREERGLQHCLHRRVMEHPHRMVEDREQETDALAARGRRVLGHLLDRADSELSHTRARVVALSPAATLERGYAVLQREDGTVVRAAREVSADEQLRARVAEGGFRVRVSGD
- a CDS encoding 4-hydroxy-3-methylbut-2-enyl diphosphate reductase: MTATNARRVLLAAPRGYCAGVDRAVIAVEKALEQYGAPIYVRHEIVHNKYVVQTLEKKGAIFVETTEEVPEGSIVMFSAHGVAPVVHEEAAERKLATIDATCPLVTKVHKEAVRYAKDDFDILLIGHEGHEEVIGTTGEAPEHITLVDGPDDVDKVEVRDPSRVVWLSQTTLSVDETMETVDRLKTKFPLLVSPPSDDICYATQNRQIAVKQMGAEADLVIVVGSQNSSNSKRLVEVALGAGARDAHLVDYAREIDEAWLEGVSTVGLTSGASVPEVLVDEVLEWLSQRGFEDVEIVKAAEESITFSLPKELRRDLRAEASSLVDD
- the ppgK gene encoding polyphosphate--glucose phosphotransferase; protein product: MNVFGVDIGGSGIKGAPVDLDRGELAEPRHKVLTPHPAGPEPVADCVAEVVRHFGWSGPVGVTFPGVVTGSVIRTAANVDKNWIDVDAAELLRERLGVPVTVLNDADAAGVAEMTFGAGKGRKGTVMLLTLGTGIGSALFMDGSLVPNTELGHLELHGHEAEKRASTKAKEDEGLSWEHWARRVQKYLAHLEMLFSPELFILGGGVSRKADKFVPLLHHIRAEIVPAQLRNNAGIVGAAMTAARHG
- a CDS encoding DUF6542 domain-containing protein codes for the protein MEQQRTGTPSRQPRPQAPLSQQAPLSKGALIEGASVQRVAARPGGPGQPDTPQRTGKRPARQGPPMVAALRRLPNPRLTGLGAGLFACTLMLVIGSVDQLLFDGSAVVYGVLFLPVSALTGFWVRSADLVTAPISVPIAFAVGLVPITGGSAGTGGPGGIGVEVMAVVTALAVQAGWLYGGTLVAGLIATVRKIRLMAARRRARRPSGPPRRV
- the ychF gene encoding redox-regulated ATPase YchF, whose amino-acid sequence is MSLTIGIVGLPNVGKSTLFNALTKNDVLAANYPFATIEPNVGVVGVPDDRLGRLAEIFGSQRVLPATVDFVDIAGIVRGASEGEGLGNKFLANIRESDAICQVIRAFEDENVVHVDGRVSPRDDIETINTELILADLQTIEKVLPRLQKESRIKKDVAPKVAAVEAARDILEKGDTLFSHGIVQGSENAELLHDLHLLTTKPFLYVFNVDEDELTDDAFKDEQRALVAPAEAIFLNAKLEADLAELDEEDALELLQSVGAEEPGLTTLARVGFDTLGLQTYLTAGPKESRAWTIKKGATAPEAAGVIHTDFQKGFIKAEVISFADLVDTGSVAEARAKGKARMEGKDYVMQDGDVVEFRHGGTSGSGKK
- a CDS encoding PIN domain-containing protein — its product is MNPVAPVDVVLDGSALLALGSGNVLASRLLYQAAGTGAWRVHVALAALAEADRIRTGLASHLGMLDQVVFHPLDLAAVLAASGHERSLGWCHTHHVAMPGPERLDGARVATVQPKAWDGAEVRVLDLTP
- a CDS encoding LamG domain-containing protein; protein product: MGTGRAPRCARRQLVGAAAVAVSALLAATVLTVPVARAAEGSTWDARAASPGGGSAQQGEGRTALAEAEESGERVEVAGERSERSTVYANPDGFTFTLEESAVPVRVAEPGGGWQAPDATLIRRQDGSVAPKAAAVQMVLSGGGDKSPLVSIADAGRSLALAWPGQLPSPELDGASALYREVLPDVDLKVTATPESFQHVLVVKTPEAAADPRLKKLTFGLTSRGLSVRKGLAGSLAAVDADGRTVFRAPPAQMWDSAGKAKAAQPATPQRKSALLGAAGAGPVASMKQSDSPADEAEVAESGKGLEPGQGDKVVRMDVQLGKDALTVVPDPDMLTKTPASAFPLFIDPTVTWGESERTLLRSDGYESYNWSNGDDGLGKGVGKCGTWGGYYCGPGYVQRLYFEFSPENLKGKNVLDATFRVTEPWAFQCDPRWVDLVRTNNISSSTTWASRPGRLDLMGDRHVSAGRGSLCDPDSPDAPIEFNDNPAESDENLTPTVRSFAAGKFSRLTLEIRAHDESDTSAWKRFKNDAVLSVKYVGLPALPAEVGLVAGSGLVCSTNENDPAVVSDPTPLVTGKPKTAVGGSPGANLRIRWRTDRWNGSSWVTAHTDVDSPTSGYVGNLVKQSRSLPTLSEGTKYRLKALTLSYYEDGSNRLNTGYTTPCYFTVDPTAPKAPEITVGSPYTECTPNACASGGGPGKRGTFTFRPADGDTTNVAYQYRLTDGAAWSDAEKVCKSGTPVFVCEVAPPTSGYVIGWQAAITPDRSGTFRLYARAKDEVGRWGAQQVVDFLVAAGEGPVGRWHFDEAGGPAVDSATAGGASRHDATLAGTAVRDDRGRRGLLTHDADGVPLETPVTDRGLMLDGSGAYAATSGPVLETRSAYTVSAWARLGSNAQDGIVLSQDGANYSSLLLWYEKSYDTWVFGVKEKDEDNGQAYFGVQAKVPATVNAWTHLAGSYDPATQELRFYVNGVLQSTRTVPGSWSSTGPFNMGRYLWAGKRYWAFDGSIDEVAAWQRKLSDAEVADEARLLTSEGFAGAELIADWSAAGASGTTVADTTSGYGRALSLSGGAAIKDGEIVLDGVDDAATATGPLVDDTGSFTVTTLAALDGAALAKNDVGYTGQVLGQRTADGSAWGFWYQLTGKDTVLDEETLEDRTVPVGKWHFGRLNADGTFSSVVSDEVAELDGLVRLTGLHDAQAGTISLHLGHNQTGDAQVFTAKTGSGDFAIGKGFTSGGWKHYLPARIAEVRLWAGAMASPEQIETRVGD